The following nucleotide sequence is from Salvia miltiorrhiza cultivar Shanhuang (shh) chromosome 7, IMPLAD_Smil_shh, whole genome shotgun sequence.
ATAAAACACACCATACAATGCACAGTCATTAaggaaatactccctccatcccactaaGCATGGCTCCTTACTTTtggcacggttattaagaagaagagtgaTTAAAGGAGAAAAGTGATAGAATTTTTTGTGAGATTAaaatatttccttttttggaaagGGCCATTTTTaacgggacaacccaaaatggcaAGGGGGCCATATTAaatgagacagagggagtaattgaGAATATGATTGTTGTGTCTGAGGTGATACTTTTATTTCCCGACGTGATCCATTCAGATATTACAGAGAATCTTAGGCAGCCGCAAAGGGCCTTAATGGTTTTGACCAACTAAGTCAGCTCCAAAATGAGAAATTACAGCTTACCTGGCCATGCAGACATCCCAATGTGCTGCAAAACTGGTTGCGTAGGAACTGTGCCATCAACATCTATAATAATTTCATCATCAGCAAGTGAAAGAGAGGCAATGACCTGCGGTCCCAATGCATTTTGTGCAGACTTTGCAACCCTACACCACAAGTAAGGTGTCACTAAGATTTCCAGCGTACATAATCGGCAATCtgtctcattttcaattttcatgCTTCCATCAAAATTCTAGCTATTAATCCAGTAAAGCCTAGAGGAAGAGATACATGCACCATACTGTAAAAattgtttacataaaataaaattaaaaagaaaaaagaaaaaaatgcaaCTTGGTGAAGATATCATATTCTGCTTAAACTGAACGAAACAGTAAGTCTATCAGAGTGCACACAATGCAAACAGTTTTAAGCATATTACTCAATGAACTCTATTATGAAGGCAAGTTGAGGGATTCTCTGCATGTATACACCACTAAAGATAGTTTCATGATCTTTCAGTCATTAATTTTGATAGAAAAATTTGAGAACAAGATTTGAGGTCAGAAAGAAGCAATATCTCGTTAGAGGGATTATATGCATCTTCAGACTTAACAAATTAACCCAACTACTTGAGATCTGCTATGAATCAAGTTCTTTACAAAGATCAGGCAAAGCAAATGCAGAGTTCATGAAGGAAGCTAGCTAAAGCAAGTGATGCATACTTTTCAAGACTCCGAAGGTATTTGTCGTATATCAGAAAATGAAGTCGGGGACCTGAAGCACTGATCAGAACATCAAAAAGATTGTGAACAGTGGTTACATCTGCAATAACTGGACAGGCAGGAGCTATCCGAGCAAAAGCCTCTGGCCCAACAGTTTTCTTGTCATCAACCTTAGGTTTTCAATAACATAATTGACATAAATAACGCTGGTAATATGAAAtaacaaattcataaaataaaaaatctctaTGACTTATATAGCAGGAGTTTCTTAATAGTGTCAAAACTAACACTGAACTCTTTTGAGTGATAAAACCACCTGAACAGCCATTTTGGTTGAATTGGAATAAAACAATGACCAACCATCTTCACTCTCCACATCCTGATTGCTGCACGAAGCAGTTTCCTGCAATCACATATTATTCATGAGAACAAAACCttaaaaaatgaaagagaagtGTCAATAAAGCAGGATTTCGCTTCACACAATCCACCCTCTTGTGAAAAGTCTAAATAGTACTGCATTAGTACAAAAAGTATGCAAACTATAATATTtgatagacatgaaattttAGCAAAGAAAAGATCAGTTCCATCATACATCATCTATGAGGTTACTATCAACACCAGGATCTTCCCAAGCGATCATCATGTCAAATGTCAGACGGCAAAATTCCTTGTCAGTTAAATAATTGGGTTTTGTGATAGCCAAATGTAGTGCTTTATACGAGCAGAATTCGAGGAAGTTCCTAGCATAGGATGGAGGCTGTCTGAGATTATCAGGTAGTTCTACATCGAACAGGGCCTGTAACTCTTTGGTTGATATGCCAAGAATCCTACAAGAAATTCATAAAGAGTTAGAAATTATTCTTCATATATACATAATTCGTGCACAGCACATGGAATCACCTGAAGTGTCACGTAATGAACAGTAGTAATcgttttatgttttatttgtaACAAATGGCAATAATTCTGCACCATGGATTTATCTTCcaattgaagaagagaatgtGCAAGTGAAGTAAAACTTAAAGGCAAacataaaacaaataatttccAACCCCTTAAAAGATAGCATAATATAATGTTATTCTTGTCAAAGATGAATGTGCTGATGCAAAGAAGCGCAATGCCAACACAAAACATGTGTAGCAATACAAGTATTCCCATGTTTTTTAGCCTATCAACTATAGAACATATTAAAGTCACTATAAAAGAGGGTGGTCACATGTTCATTGTTATTCCATTCTTGAGAACACAAAATAGAAGAATCATACAAAATAGTTGGATATTTCAAAAACAAATGGAAGTCGTAATCACTTGAATATGTGTGTATGATGTCTATCTCATTTCCTTCTTTCATTAGATTGCTTCATCTTAGGGTAACACTGTTTTATACTATTCTAAGGGCAAGAAATCACAGTCTTGAGAATCAAATTAGCTAGACCACCTATTGCCGATTCCAAGTTACCGCGGCAATTGTATGATCCTGTTAAAGTAATTGCAAGCATACCCTCTCTCTGCAAGCTAGCTTTGCCCGAGAGAAATGACGCCACCGTCGCCTAAAATAAACTATATTCCAAATCTTATAACACaagaaaatcagaaaaaataaacATGTATTCAGAATTAGTGCCACATAGAATGCCAAAGAACGGTGAGAAACAAAGTCGGAACGAATTACTTGGAGCAACGAGCGACAACGGAGTTGGCGTGAGGTGAGAGAAAAGGAAGCGGCGGATTATTGTTGGGCGGGTTCTTGGCAGCGGCGTCGGCGCCGCCGTCGGCGCTGCTCTTCTTCgagaaaattgatttcaaaagcCAGAGGCTGTCGTTCCTTGCCGCCGGTTCTGCATTGTCCGTCTCCATTGATCCCGAAATCGCCCGCGGAAATCGAAAACCCCAAGTTTTTAAGGATTTGGTTCAGCTTAATTTGCCGACTCAAAATTTGAGAGAGATTCTTTTCTTCGTCGCTCGACGTAAGCATCTGCACGTATAAAAAAATGGTGTGTGTATCGGTGGCATCATAAATTGGAGAAGAATTTGGAGATACTATAAATAGTCAAAACGCTTCTTTCAAAATTACATCTAAAtttcatttatatttaaatccaactattattaatattatacgCTTGTTTTTTTACGTATATGcgtaattaatttattaacttttttttctgtttttattttttgtgataaTACACATGTAGCGTGCGTGTCTGCCAACTATAAATGTAATGTTTATTAATCATTCTGAATTTGCATGCAATTATGTGCATTCCCTCGTCGGTCTATAATGTTTGAAAGTCGTAGTTTCGATCAAAGGAGTAACAAATGATTGAAAATGAGTAGAATTGTCTATGAAGGAAGATATATAGTGCCGGGAAAAGTGCACATTTGATTTACCTTGTTAtgtaagataaaataaaacaagtttTTCATTTATTAAAGTACCCAAATATAATACTTACCAATATGCTATGTTTATAGATATATGGGTTATTATTAGAAAATAACCCCAACTTTGATTTCATGATCACTTATTAACCAAATCTACaaatataatttgtatttatcccatttttttaatttataatcttGCTGGAAACTAAGGTGGCATTATTAAAAATACAATTAcacatatatcaaaataataactggaaattaaaaaaatacaacgAAGACATATCAATGTCAATTAGCCATTATTTTAActcaaattataaattaaacaacatagataaataaaattatcatgaaCTCAAAATTCTGGCTAAAATTATCATGAACTCAAAATTCTGGCTATTTTTTAACAAGGATCCTAACTATATTTACAATAGTTAATATATTGGTCATGTGTGTAGTTCATAGAAAAGCACGCcacaaaaaaaaagatataaataaaatatattccctccgtcccacgaatcttgatacgttTGGTTTTAGTACGGAAATTAAAGAGTTGTAGATTACTGTTTTAAGTGTAtatgtaataaagtataaaagtgataaagtatgagaggaaatgtgataaagtaagagagaaaaGGTAATAGTTGTTGAGTACTatatttagaaacgtgtcaagattcgtgagaggaccaaaaaaggaatacgtgtcaaaattcgtgggacgaagggagtaataaaattAGAAGCAATGCCCACCGATTACCCAATACAAATATTAATATACATGTATACTGATTATTGATCGTAATAATGAACCTCCAAAACTAACACGAATATTATCATCTCCTATTTTATGGTTGAAGcatgtaaaatataaattacaatgACATTGCATCCAAAGAAAGCTCACTGTAACAGTCAGCCGAAATTTTGAAAGAACAAAAATGTAGGAAAATTGTACTGAAAGAAGTTGTGATATAGTAATTCTCTTATCATCTTGGCTAACTTCTGCCTATAGCAAAAATGGTGCAACAGATGCAGAATCAAGATGCCTTGGCTGAATCATCACTTGATTCCTCCTCTTCAGATTCACCGACCATCTTCTCGAGTGATCCCAAATCCCCAAATTCTGAGACGGTGTGCAGCCTAAGCTTCTCAGCATCCTCACTGAAAAAAGAGTAGAGAAAGAGGCGCAGCACTTCAATGGCACTGATGGTAAATCACAATTTATGTCTCTGTAAATTTTTGGAAATGCTACTTACTCTGTGACACCAAATGCTGTTTTCACGTTTAAGGAACTATCTCTGGAACAGAACTCGGGAAGCTAATCAATGACACAAGAACAGATTATCAGCCAATGTGATGACTATTGTACCCAAATGTATAGTGTTGGGTAGATGTTAAAGTGGTTTCAAGACCATGATGAAGGATGAAAATGTGTTTATATGTCAAATACTATCAAATAAATCATAGGCAACAATATTTTCTAACGTATTCTCATAACATCACATAATGAAATGCTGCCGCTAGCAAAGTAGAATTTTACCTCAGCCAGATAATAGATCTTTCCAAACAGAGCTTGCACTGCAAGTTTTCTTTTGAATCCTTTTTCAGAATATCCGGATATATCCATGACTACTGGACCTGAAAATGCACGCACATTCTAGATCAGTAAATGAACTTGGTGAGGATCTATAGGCCGTTATAAATCCAAACGTCGATCAatcaagtatcttcaagtgcTCAAAGCAGTAGAATATACTAATTActaaaaaaagatgagaaaaacAGTTCTACCCTAAAATGATCACTCTGCTCTACGACCTCCAGCAAATGCTGAAATTGACCAGCAATTTAGCAACTGCTCACACGCAAAATTGCTAGAGGATGTTTGTGAAATCTTAAAGTATTGACAGCTATAAGCAAGTTTAGATGCTTTTTAGGTTGAGTGCAAAATAAAAGGCATATATAATTGCATTGGTCTAGAAACAAAAGATGCTTTGGACATTTAATCAGAAGACAAGTAGCAAAAAGTTCACCTTTATCGTTTACAATCCTTCCTGAAATCTCGTTTAGAATGCCAGCCACTTCAGAATCCTCCAACTGCGTTTCTTTCCTGAGGTGGATCAGATTCGCTATAAGATCTGGATTAAATGGCttctcattcaacacataacGGATGTATTTACGCAAAATCTCTTTCATGTCAAAACCTGTCTGCAAACACAACACCGCAAATAGATCAAGCAGTTTGCATGGCACACATGGTTCTCTATCAACACTCTTGATGGGAAACAAATGATTAAGCTatgtaatatattttaattggcACTCCCAGGGAATATTGTAGACTTTGTAGTACTGATAGATACCACCTACTGATggaatcttttatttatttacttctTTGGGGACAGGGAAGTGTCCTGTGATTTTCAATACGGTGTTTCTCAGATTATAGAAACTTCGATGAGCATATGAGGAAGGGTAGATATTATTCCAAATAAAAAGCCATAAGCTACTCTAAAAAACTGAATCAAGTTTGAGTCACATTCTTTCTACAAAATATTTAGATAGTGTTATGGAAAAATAAGTTATTTATGGATAAGGCCTGCGTTATGCAACTCACCTTTTGCATCAGTTCCTTCAAAGCTGACTGGTTTACTTCACTCATTCCTTTCTCAAACAGCTCATCTAGAGATATGCATAGCATAGCATTTTTGTTGACCTGAAAAATACTACTCTGGTCAAGCAAATAAAACTTACACCATAAATTTTCACAGTCACACTACTTCTAATCGAAGTCATTATACTGACATGAATGgctcaataaaagtaataaacCATACTATCTGTTAAAGTAGTTACATAACTATATGCaaatacaaataaaaacaaaagtCAGCACATCACATGCTGAAGGTGATTTGCATCTTGGCTGGACCAGCAGCTCTCTATTGCACAGAACTGAAATTCCATATCTATAAGCTGTGTATCTTCACAGATGTAGCAATTCTGCATGTTTATATTTCACACTATATATTGTAGTTTCTCTACTCTTTTTCCTTCCACTTACAGAGACTAAGGAAGCTGGTTCAATTTTCCCCTTCTGGTCAGAAGATATAATCAGCAATTACTACTCTACATACTACTGACTCCTGTTTGCCGTGTTGGATGTTGGGACAAGTTTAGCAACTACTAAGCATACCCCGGCAAAAACAAGTTGCGTAAGCCTATGACAGTTGGATTGTCCAGTACTTGGATTTTAATCAGTTGCTCAAAACTTAACAAAGCTGCATTTTGGACCCAAACCAAGCTGGAGGTATAATCCCAGTCGAACCGAGCTCAGAAAGTGAAAGAATGACAGAGGCTTCTTCCAGTTACCGATATCAGCAGAGATATTAAATCAATTTACTTACAGCCGAAGAACTTAAAGCAAACATGGTTTATAATCCACCAACTCAAGCATACTGTGCTCATCAAATTTCGGCTATTCTATCAAATACCAACAGAGAACATGCTAGAATCAAACAATCTCCACCTGACCATCATTGGTGGGAATAAACACAATGTACACATtaaaatcatcatcaaactgAGACCGGAACAATGAGAGGGGATTGCAAACGAACCAATTTGCGACGTTTCTCTCGAGGAGAATTGAACTTCCGGACGGTCTTCACGACGGCAACGACGAAAGTGATGCCGAGATAAGCCAGCGGGACGGCCAGAATCCATGGGAGCGAGCTCTGCCCGACGCGCGGCCCTGGAATCGTCTGCGTGACAGAGCCCGTGAACTCGACCAAATCCAGAGCCTTCTCCTGTATCCACGGAAGCTCCTCCTCcacttcctcctcctcctcctcagcCACCTCTACTTCCTTCTTGGTATCGAGATTGCTGCTTTTGCCACTACTAGCAGCCGCTTTTACTAATATCGGGCGAGAAGGTGCAGAAGATACCGTCAGCAGTGGAAGTGTGGGGCCGAATTGAGGAGCGAAGGGTTTGCGTTTGGGAATTAAAGATAAGGATTTCGGGAAGAGGGGAATGGCGGCGTCGATGGAAGTGTGGGAAGAGCTAGAGCTAGTGTAGAAGCTGCCATTGCAAGTTGTCATGTTGAGCGGAGATAAAAGGGGTATTGGATTATGTCGGAGTTCAACGGTGAGTAGCGGCGGAAGGAGGAGGAGAATGCCGGCGAAGGCCGGACTTGAATCGGCGCAGTGTGCCGTCTAAGGAGGTGAGGGTTATAACTTCTAGAATTAGCAAAACTATCCGTGCGTGTATTTACAATCAAAACAAACTATATACTGTTGCAAAGGACATGAGCCATTATGAAAATTAGGTTTgaagaaaatatttgaaatcgAATTATTTAATTGGtccaaatcaaaatatttttataaggatttgattttttttaatttgattcgattttattttattttttaaatatgattttttaatttggctcgattttatttttttaaaattgaacaaAGTCGAAAaccaatttatatattttagcgaataaaataaaatgatattgTAAGTTGTAACCCCTTTTTTCTCGCTAAGATTTGACATAAAAGTATACTTCATTCGTtccattgataatgactcacTTTCTTTTTTCGTGACATATTGATAATGATTtgttccaaaaaagaaaacaatcttctctaaaataaaattgtagaCTCCACCattttttatcacttttatttttttattactcttttttttaataattgtgcCGAAtaatgagtcattatcaatggaACGGAGATAATatacattttataaattatatttaacatttatatttatttatcaaaaatatcacTTAATTTTGTGATTGTCGCGTATCGCACGGAAGATCGCACTAGTTACAATTACATCAAAGGGGCAACAAAGGTTGTGTATGTTTTTGAGTGATTACATTCTTAGCCTACAATACAACATCAATTACATTTTGCCCAAAAACTAGCAATTTGCGACATACGAATTGTTTTACCGATCGAAGCCTTGACTTGTAGGGTAATAAAAAGGCAAATCTTTTTATAGCCATGTTTCATAAATATATCAGTTATATAGCCCTACTTTTCAATATACAAGTTACATAACTCTTTTTTGCTGAAagtactattatacccttatttattttcttccaCAAAATAGAAATTCAAACAAACtcttcctctctttctctcaaaatTGAAATCGCACagccattaaaaaaaaacataacaaaaaaatgtgtttttctttttttcttgtcTCTTTTTTTCTcgtctctttttttctttgctAAATCTGTGTTTTGTAATGTGTAGGTTATTGCAATTTGCAATGTTGGATTTCATTAGTTAACTATATGCATTGACTTGTGAGTGCATGGAAAGTTAAGTTATATAACTCATTATAAGTATCGAAaggtgttgggaacttaatgaaatatccaagccctagttttgatgataccaaaatctttaaattttatttgtaatagactagaacctttcgaactcaagtaTTGGAGTTCATCTTCTAGTTGTTTAGTGTTATAAAGACTGAAGAACggaggaatgaagaatgaagaccgGAGGACTGAAAACTGAAGAACCCGACTGAAGTTGCGATTAAAGGCATAGTGCCatagtcaaatactgatatttgactagaacgagtttctcaactaaagaatcagttatgactgattcatctaAGGTTGgctacgtggaatcagcggactgatactaaagtcaagtatcaattgacattcttcctcagactgaaacTCCAACGTTAAAAGGAAACCACGCAATCAaagtacagccacattaaatgcagagatacataagatcgtcctttctctgcagagcattcctttttggtgattaccttttcagaggcgccttacctcctgtacctgagtagtcgtttctcaccaaacaagggacctctcaaagattgaagcctcaacaaaattcgaattactctccaacggatgaattcttgaagaccatcttcgGCAACTGATCTATTCAAgacatctcctataaatagagctcaaggatcacttcaatcttcaccga
It contains:
- the LOC130993239 gene encoding uncharacterized protein LOC130993239, whose product is MTTCNGSFYTSSSSSHTSIDAAIPLFPKSLSLIPKRKPFAPQFGPTLPLLTVSSAPSRPILVKAAASSGKSSNLDTKKEVEVAEEEEEEVEEELPWIQEKALDLVEFTGSVTQTIPGPRVGQSSLPWILAVPLAYLGITFVVAVVKTVRKFNSPREKRRKLVNKNAMLCISLDELFEKGMSEVNQSALKELMQKTGFDMKEILRKYIRYVLNEKPFNPDLIANLIHLRKETQLEDSEVAGILNEISGRIVNDKGPVVMDISGYSEKGFKRKLAVQALFGKIYYLAELPEFCSRDSSLNVKTAFGVTDEDAEKLRLHTVSEFGDLGSLEKMVGESEEEESSDDSAKAS